One segment of Halomonas sp. TD01 DNA contains the following:
- a CDS encoding inactive transglutaminase family protein — protein sequence MSRLPFYLIVGLLLLVGIAASVHRHVQFEIPWLPGEQRQVWEIEAVINFNAQNGPVQVDLALPSHQAGYRVLTENTASSGYGLAYKADELGRQAEWTIRSAAGSQQLYYSVQMLVSPDARSPVQTPPELSSIPPWESPYDTAASQLIDRAWARSANNATFARELILDINGERQGENARLLLTQEQPSPLIVRLLSQAGVHAREVSGLLMEDGRRRQTLSSWIQVFDESAETWTLFNPATGEQGKPDNLLLWETGGRAVLEVQGGTNSRVTFSMLTHYQPASAAVRNHYSDDTLLNFSIHSLPLEEQALFQTILLIPIGALVVVFLRVLVGVKTSGTFMPVLIALAFIQTTLLTGLIGFLLIVAMGLIIRNYLSYLNLLLVARVSAVIITVIAIISIFTVIAYRMGLSSGLTVTFFPMIILAWTIERMSILWEEEGPKQVLIQGGGSLLTAVLAFLAMNNPWVRHITFNFLGVQFILMALILLLGNYTGYRLLELRRFKPITDEEKSS from the coding sequence ATGTCACGGTTGCCGTTTTATTTGATCGTTGGATTACTGCTGCTGGTTGGTATTGCCGCCAGTGTGCATCGGCATGTTCAGTTTGAAATCCCCTGGCTACCCGGTGAACAGCGCCAAGTGTGGGAAATTGAAGCTGTTATCAATTTTAATGCCCAGAACGGTCCTGTTCAGGTTGATTTAGCGTTGCCCTCTCATCAGGCCGGCTATCGGGTTTTGACGGAAAATACGGCATCTTCTGGTTACGGACTTGCCTATAAAGCGGATGAACTAGGACGCCAGGCAGAGTGGACTATTCGGAGTGCTGCCGGTAGCCAGCAGCTATACTACTCTGTGCAGATGCTTGTTTCGCCGGACGCACGTTCGCCGGTACAAACGCCTCCAGAGTTATCGTCTATTCCTCCCTGGGAAAGCCCCTACGACACAGCCGCTAGTCAATTAATTGATCGTGCCTGGGCACGTAGCGCCAATAACGCCACCTTTGCAAGAGAGTTGATTTTAGATATTAATGGCGAACGCCAAGGAGAAAATGCGCGACTACTCTTAACCCAAGAACAGCCATCACCACTGATTGTTCGCTTATTAAGCCAAGCGGGTGTTCATGCAAGGGAAGTAAGCGGTCTATTGATGGAAGATGGTCGTCGTCGACAAACCCTCAGCAGTTGGATTCAAGTGTTCGACGAATCTGCCGAAACATGGACACTTTTCAACCCGGCCACCGGCGAACAGGGAAAACCCGATAACCTTCTCCTCTGGGAAACAGGTGGTCGCGCGGTGCTAGAGGTTCAGGGCGGCACCAACTCGCGCGTTACCTTTTCTATGTTAACGCATTATCAGCCTGCATCTGCGGCGGTTCGTAATCACTATTCTGATGACACATTACTGAACTTCTCGATCCACAGCCTTCCTTTGGAAGAGCAGGCGCTTTTCCAAACGATTCTGCTGATTCCTATTGGCGCATTAGTAGTAGTGTTCTTGCGAGTGCTGGTCGGCGTGAAAACGTCGGGCACTTTTATGCCGGTACTTATTGCATTAGCGTTTATTCAAACCACACTGTTGACGGGCTTAATTGGCTTCCTGTTGATTGTAGCCATGGGTTTGATCATTCGTAATTATCTGTCATACCTCAATCTATTGCTGGTAGCGAGGGTCTCGGCGGTGATCATCACCGTGATTGCGATCATCTCAATTTTCACCGTCATTGCTTACCGTATGGGCCTGAGCTCGGGGTTAACCGTCACGTTTTTCCCGATGATTATTCTGGCGTGGACGATTGAGCGGATGTCGATTCTTTGGGAAGAGGAAGGGCCAAAGCAGGTATTGATTCAAGGCGGGGGCAGTCTATTAACGGCTGTATTGGCTTTCCTGGCTATGAACAATCCTTGGGTTCGCCACATTACCTTCAACTTCCTTGGTGTTCAGTTCATTCTGATGGCGCTCATCTTATTGCTGGGTAATTACACAGGCTACCGCTTACTGGAGCTGCGCCGCTTTAAGCCAATTACAGATGAAGAGAAATCCTCATGA
- a CDS encoding alpha-L-glutamate ligase-like protein — MSWLKNWTWPTRLRDKGIIGMNRRNIRYIGRYNSRRLYPLVDDKLKTKLLAQRYGITTPELIGTVTTQFGVKHIDEMLSGHSGFVIKPAKGSGGKGILVIEKVQENTFIKPSGVSLVIEDIERHVSNILSGLYSLGGSPDVAVIETLINFDESLMAYTYEGVPDIRVIVFKGYPVMAMMRLSTAASDGKANLHQGAVGVGLNIATGAALRGVQFDRPCFSHPDTGHDLASLVVPQWDTLLHLAAGCYEMTGLGYLGTDMVLDRKHGPMLLELNARPGLAIQMTNGEGLRRRLDLIEQQPDGVPVAKRVAFAQHHFARQSELVETPDTSSTTA, encoded by the coding sequence ATGAGCTGGCTAAAGAATTGGACGTGGCCCACACGACTTAGAGACAAGGGAATTATCGGCATGAACCGGCGAAACATTCGCTACATTGGCCGCTATAATTCACGTCGCCTATACCCGCTTGTTGACGATAAGCTGAAAACCAAGCTTCTCGCCCAACGCTATGGCATTACAACGCCAGAACTCATTGGCACGGTAACGACTCAGTTTGGCGTCAAGCACATCGATGAAATGCTGAGCGGCCATTCCGGCTTTGTAATCAAACCAGCCAAAGGCAGTGGCGGAAAAGGAATACTCGTCATTGAAAAGGTACAAGAAAATACCTTTATCAAGCCAAGCGGCGTTAGCTTAGTGATTGAAGATATTGAGCGCCACGTTTCGAACATACTTTCTGGACTGTATTCGCTAGGCGGCTCACCGGATGTCGCTGTTATCGAAACGCTGATCAATTTTGATGAAAGCTTGATGGCCTATACCTATGAAGGCGTACCGGATATCCGTGTCATCGTTTTTAAAGGGTATCCAGTGATGGCCATGATGCGGCTTTCCACCGCGGCGTCGGACGGCAAAGCCAATCTTCACCAAGGCGCCGTTGGTGTTGGCCTGAACATTGCCACAGGTGCGGCCCTACGTGGGGTGCAGTTTGATCGGCCGTGCTTTAGCCACCCTGATACAGGTCACGACTTGGCAAGTCTGGTTGTCCCCCAGTGGGACACCCTGCTCCACCTAGCAGCAGGCTGCTACGAGATGACCGGGCTTGGCTATCTTGGCACCGACATGGTGCTAGATCGAAAGCATGGCCCCATGCTACTTGAGCTTAATGCCCGCCCAGGGCTTGCTATACAAATGACTAACGGAGAAGGACTTCGCCGCAGGCTTGACCTGATCGAACAACAGCCTGACGGTGTTCCTGTCGCTAAGCGGGTAGCGTTTGCGCAGCACCACTTTGCCCGACAAAGTGAACTCGTAGAAACGCCTGACACCTCTTCGACGACGGCGTAG
- a CDS encoding ATP-dependent zinc protease family protein: MRSGVLCLMAGLSFSFAGCAVAPPETNEPPPLSEASFNSRILELETSLAQQCVSASELHEQQRSQQHQQQVLTADVREVGSLLRYLRQDVAGLQARGEEPVIVREECDIDTTQDNKTLLGRSEWVGLPSVGTYLKARVDSGANTSSLSASEITRFERDGENWVRFKLALNDDDVVVDRVRDEWIEAPIVRRVRIVQASGEDSRPVISLLMTLGPIRENVEFTLNDRTHLDYPVLLGRRFMMDIATIDVAQTYLYERPEFPGGEPADQAAEDEAVDQDDTEE, from the coding sequence ATGCGCTCAGGTGTATTGTGTCTAATGGCCGGTTTGTCGTTTTCGTTTGCAGGCTGTGCTGTGGCACCGCCAGAAACGAATGAACCACCGCCATTAAGCGAAGCGTCGTTTAACAGCCGTATCCTTGAGCTTGAAACCTCTCTTGCTCAGCAGTGCGTTTCCGCATCTGAGCTACATGAACAACAACGTAGCCAGCAACACCAGCAGCAAGTATTGACGGCTGATGTTCGCGAAGTCGGCAGTCTGCTGCGCTATTTGCGTCAAGATGTCGCTGGTTTGCAAGCACGTGGTGAAGAGCCCGTTATTGTTCGTGAGGAGTGCGATATTGATACCACTCAAGACAACAAAACGCTGCTGGGCCGCAGTGAATGGGTTGGCTTGCCCAGCGTTGGCACTTATCTGAAAGCACGCGTTGATTCAGGAGCCAACACTTCTTCACTATCAGCATCCGAAATTACTCGCTTTGAACGTGATGGCGAAAACTGGGTGCGCTTTAAGTTGGCACTAAATGACGATGACGTGGTCGTAGATCGTGTGCGAGATGAATGGATCGAAGCGCCGATTGTACGTCGGGTACGTATTGTTCAGGCGTCAGGTGAAGATTCTCGTCCAGTGATCTCACTTTTAATGACCCTAGGACCAATCCGCGAAAACGTTGAGTTCACGCTCAATGACCGCACCCATCTGGATTATCCAGTGCTTCTGGGGCGGCGGTTCATGATGGATATTGCCACCATTGATGTTGCTCAAACCTATCTTTACGAACGCCCAGAATTTCCTGGCGGCGAACCCGCCGATCAAGCTGCTGAAGATGAAGCAGTAGATCAAGACGATACCGAAGAGTAG
- the hisI gene encoding phosphoribosyl-AMP cyclohydrolase → MSRFDQLAPRDLFKALESASPSDTLPGTETLLDAVRFNEDGLLPAIAQQFDSGEVLMMAWMNREALEETLSTQRVCYYSRSRQKLWRKGETSGQQQQLKTAALDCDGDTLLLQVDQTGPACHTGRRSCFYLSVNEARAAITSEPLIDPAALYGKK, encoded by the coding sequence ATGTCCCGTTTTGACCAATTAGCCCCACGCGACCTATTCAAAGCCCTAGAGTCTGCTAGCCCTTCCGATACCTTGCCCGGGACGGAAACTCTACTTGATGCAGTGCGCTTTAACGAAGATGGTTTGCTTCCGGCCATCGCCCAGCAGTTTGATTCGGGTGAAGTATTAATGATGGCGTGGATGAACCGGGAGGCACTTGAAGAAACGCTATCAACACAGCGTGTTTGCTACTATTCACGCTCGCGTCAAAAGCTGTGGCGCAAAGGCGAAACCTCTGGTCAACAGCAGCAGCTAAAAACTGCCGCACTCGACTGCGATGGCGATACGCTATTGCTACAGGTTGACCAAACGGGGCCTGCTTGCCACACCGGTCGACGCAGCTGTTTTTACTTATCGGTCAACGAGGCGCGTGCGGCGATTACGAGCGAGCCGCTTATCGACCCAGCGGCACTTTACGGCAAGAAATAG
- a CDS encoding SufE family protein translates to MATSGAELAQQELVEEFEIFDNWMDRYQYIIDMGKQLPDFPEDQRTEEFKIQGCQSNVWMCHEEQGDRLIFKATSDAAIVSGLIALLLRIYSDRTPDEISQTEPHFLKDLGLDKHLSPTRSNGLHAMLERIYQVAKQP, encoded by the coding sequence ATGGCAACTTCAGGCGCTGAGCTGGCCCAGCAGGAACTGGTCGAAGAGTTTGAAATATTTGATAACTGGATGGATCGTTATCAATACATTATCGATATGGGGAAGCAGTTGCCTGACTTTCCGGAGGATCAGCGAACTGAAGAGTTTAAGATTCAGGGCTGCCAATCTAACGTATGGATGTGTCACGAAGAGCAGGGCGACAGGCTTATCTTCAAAGCAACATCGGATGCGGCCATCGTTTCAGGACTGATTGCGTTGCTGCTTAGAATCTATAGCGATCGCACACCTGATGAAATTAGCCAAACCGAACCTCACTTCTTGAAAGATTTAGGTTTGGATAAGCACTTATCTCCTACCCGTAGTAACGGCTTGCATGCCATGTTAGAGCGTATTTACCAAGTGGCAAAGCAGCCGTAA
- a CDS encoding DNA-binding protein, with protein MARSGIQYSDVQQAIDTLLARGDTPSVQRIREVLGTGSFTTISEHFRSWRVEREQNRDVPPPKGVPEVIVNVASELWREAQEAANQALIHYREDANRQVESAQQEAAEALQQTANAEQRESALAEHLRHTEQRLETLNRELAASQASEHQWQQQAAQATHDAKQYQQRFTKAEHDIAALKEHFAEEQQQRQITWEQRLAQEEQRNEAAEGKLMALLDTLRQERAQEEKALQKRLQQMEQRSDSLAKELQLKKETLQHYQLDNGSLQQRIDELERINVSLKEQQFSLQSEVDKAYQSLEQQHQAALKDENWQQQLWQRMEALQAQLTALPETLSSQEKDVNSSDE; from the coding sequence ATGGCTCGCAGCGGCATTCAATACAGTGATGTTCAACAAGCAATCGATACCCTGCTCGCTCGCGGCGACACCCCAAGCGTTCAACGTATTCGCGAAGTACTGGGAACGGGCAGCTTCACGACGATCAGTGAACATTTCCGAAGTTGGCGCGTTGAACGTGAGCAAAACCGTGACGTTCCGCCCCCTAAAGGCGTTCCAGAAGTTATCGTTAACGTGGCAAGCGAGCTATGGCGAGAAGCGCAAGAGGCCGCCAATCAAGCGCTCATCCACTATCGTGAAGATGCTAATCGGCAGGTAGAGAGCGCCCAGCAGGAAGCCGCCGAAGCACTTCAGCAGACAGCGAATGCGGAACAACGAGAAAGCGCCCTTGCAGAACATTTGCGGCATACAGAACAACGCCTGGAAACACTGAACCGTGAGCTGGCTGCCAGCCAAGCAAGCGAACATCAATGGCAACAGCAGGCAGCGCAAGCCACTCATGACGCCAAGCAGTATCAACAACGTTTTACCAAAGCCGAACATGATATAGCCGCGCTAAAAGAGCACTTTGCTGAAGAGCAGCAGCAACGACAAATCACATGGGAACAGCGGTTAGCCCAGGAAGAACAGCGTAACGAAGCAGCTGAAGGAAAGCTGATGGCGCTGCTAGATACACTTAGGCAAGAGCGCGCCCAAGAAGAAAAAGCTCTGCAGAAGCGTCTTCAACAGATGGAGCAACGGTCAGACAGCTTGGCGAAAGAGCTTCAGCTAAAAAAAGAGACACTGCAGCACTACCAGTTAGACAACGGCAGTTTGCAACAGCGTATTGATGAGCTTGAGCGCATCAACGTATCGCTAAAGGAGCAACAATTCAGCCTACAGAGTGAGGTTGATAAAGCCTACCAGTCACTAGAACAGCAGCACCAAGCGGCCCTTAAAGATGAAAACTGGCAGCAACAGCTTTGGCAACGAATGGAAGCCCTTCAGGCGCAGTTAACGGCCCTGCCTGAGACGCTTTCCTCACAGGAAAAAGACGTCAACTCATCTGACGAGTGA
- the nfuA gene encoding Fe-S biogenesis protein NfuA, with protein MTATIETDTQGIDITDSAQEYLAELLEKQNVEGIAVRIFITQPGTPYAETCLAYCRPGEEEPTDVKLELEKINVFLDKNSLAFLDEAVVDFNADRMGGQLTIKAPNAKMPKVNADSPLEDRINYTLYSEINPGLAAHGGEIKLVELTEDKMAILAFGGGCQGCAAVDLTLKDGVEKTLMERIPELAGIRDVTDHTDTTNAYYR; from the coding sequence ATGACCGCGACTATTGAAACTGATACCCAAGGTATTGATATTACTGACAGTGCTCAGGAATACCTTGCTGAACTGTTGGAAAAGCAGAACGTTGAAGGCATTGCCGTACGTATTTTTATCACTCAGCCCGGCACGCCTTACGCGGAAACATGTTTAGCCTATTGCCGTCCAGGTGAGGAAGAGCCGACGGACGTTAAGCTCGAGCTTGAAAAAATTAACGTATTTCTCGATAAAAACAGCTTGGCGTTTTTAGATGAAGCGGTTGTCGATTTTAATGCGGATCGTATGGGTGGCCAGTTAACCATTAAGGCCCCTAACGCTAAAATGCCCAAAGTGAATGCGGACAGCCCGTTGGAAGATCGCATTAACTACACGCTTTACAGTGAGATTAACCCGGGGCTGGCGGCTCACGGTGGTGAAATCAAGCTGGTCGAGCTTACCGAAGACAAGATGGCAATTCTTGCCTTTGGCGGCGGTTGCCAAGGCTGTGCAGCGGTAGATTTAACGCTTAAAGACGGCGTAGAAAAAACACTGATGGAGCGCATCCCTGAGCTAGCCGGTATCCGGGATGTTACCGATCATACGGATACAACGAACGCCTATTACCGCTAA
- a CDS encoding transcriptional repressor, whose protein sequence is MTEANTLLQQAESQCHTRGVRFTPIRRRVLELIAENGGGLKAYDLLDQLSTEHAAARPPTVYRALDFLIEQGLVHRIESQNAYVACACPEHIHGFQLLICRQCGYVEELHLDEISDQLAALAKRQGFNVERQTIELQGLCQNCRPASNE, encoded by the coding sequence ATGACAGAAGCTAATACGCTATTACAACAAGCGGAGTCCCAGTGTCATACCCGTGGCGTTAGATTTACACCTATTCGCCGCCGGGTATTAGAACTGATTGCGGAGAATGGTGGCGGCCTTAAAGCGTATGATTTGTTAGACCAGCTATCCACTGAACATGCCGCCGCAAGACCGCCTACGGTATACCGTGCTCTCGACTTTCTTATCGAGCAAGGCCTGGTTCATCGCATCGAGTCCCAGAACGCTTATGTGGCCTGCGCATGCCCCGAACATATCCACGGCTTTCAGCTGTTGATTTGTCGCCAATGTGGCTATGTTGAAGAACTTCACTTAGATGAAATAAGTGACCAACTGGCAGCCTTAGCTAAGCGTCAAGGATTTAACGTTGAGCGCCAAACGATTGAGCTTCAAGGCTTGTGCCAAAATTGCCGACCTGCGAGTAATGAGTAA
- the yidD gene encoding membrane protein insertion efficiency factor YidD — protein sequence MKALAIVMIGCIKVYQYTISPLLGPRCRFWPSCSSYTVEAIQVHGPFKGGWMALKRIIRCHPGSTGGIDPVPGGRSEQLCREDPDLTAPPHSKCNHRR from the coding sequence ATGAAAGCACTTGCCATCGTTATGATTGGCTGCATTAAGGTTTATCAATACACAATCAGCCCTCTTCTGGGGCCGCGCTGTCGATTTTGGCCAAGCTGTTCGTCCTATACCGTTGAAGCCATTCAAGTGCACGGCCCTTTCAAAGGAGGATGGATGGCGTTAAAGCGCATTATAAGATGCCATCCAGGCAGCACCGGCGGTATCGACCCGGTGCCTGGCGGTAGAAGCGAACAATTGTGTCGAGAAGACCCCGATTTAACAGCGCCGCCGCACTCCAAATGCAATCATCGACGCTGA
- a CDS encoding tyrosine-type recombinase/integrase codes for MPREVAKQQVPASKGLEKGNWSDLLARFSVPDTQRIDAQLIDAKNDVEAVAAWLREYQDSHQTLKSYRREAERLLFWLASQNNSLCDMNREMLRHYEAFLEDPQPAEQWVGPTKPRHHAQWRPFRGGLSPASRRQSLIILQGLYSWLVEAGWVSHNPFVLMRDKARRLNNQTQTIERYLERDLWVWFWQWLNATMKPATEREAYEQARCRFIFSFAYLLAPRISEMANARMDDFQENEGRWWWVVVGKGNKLARIPVPDDMLECLIEWREALKLEGLPSYHEPTPLMRALDKQRGITDNQLYRLIKGVFTQAADALEAQNGKPAYVSALRRATPHWLRHTAITHQAQSGVSLRYLAESARHSKLDTTSRYLHTEDNEWHQEQQRHRLKTAPKTPSDPL; via the coding sequence ATGCCCAGAGAGGTGGCAAAGCAGCAAGTGCCAGCAAGCAAAGGCCTGGAAAAGGGCAACTGGTCTGATTTGCTGGCTAGGTTTTCTGTACCCGATACTCAGCGAATTGACGCTCAGTTAATTGATGCCAAAAACGACGTTGAGGCTGTAGCTGCGTGGCTCCGTGAGTATCAAGACAGTCATCAAACATTGAAAAGTTACCGCCGAGAGGCCGAGCGCCTGTTGTTTTGGCTGGCCAGCCAAAACAATTCGTTATGTGACATGAACCGTGAAATGTTGCGTCACTATGAGGCTTTTTTAGAAGACCCTCAGCCAGCTGAACAGTGGGTAGGGCCAACTAAGCCTCGCCATCATGCGCAATGGAGGCCTTTTCGGGGCGGGCTTTCGCCAGCAAGTCGACGACAAAGTCTGATTATTCTGCAGGGCTTATATAGCTGGCTGGTGGAAGCAGGGTGGGTGAGCCACAACCCGTTCGTATTAATGCGTGACAAGGCGAGGCGACTGAATAATCAGACACAGACAATTGAGCGCTACTTAGAGCGCGATCTTTGGGTATGGTTTTGGCAGTGGCTGAATGCAACAATGAAGCCCGCCACTGAACGCGAAGCTTATGAGCAGGCGCGGTGCCGGTTTATATTTAGTTTCGCTTATTTGTTAGCGCCGCGTATTAGTGAAATGGCCAACGCGCGGATGGATGACTTTCAGGAAAACGAGGGCCGTTGGTGGTGGGTGGTGGTGGGTAAGGGGAACAAGCTTGCGCGTATTCCAGTACCCGATGACATGCTTGAATGTTTAATCGAATGGCGAGAGGCGCTTAAGCTGGAGGGGCTACCTAGTTACCATGAGCCTACCCCGCTAATGCGAGCGCTGGATAAGCAGCGCGGAATTACTGACAACCAGCTTTATCGGTTGATTAAAGGTGTATTTACACAGGCGGCTGATGCGCTAGAGGCGCAAAACGGCAAGCCTGCCTATGTGAGTGCGCTACGCCGTGCAACCCCCCACTGGTTGCGGCATACGGCGATCACGCATCAAGCGCAATCGGGAGTAAGCCTGCGCTATCTAGCGGAGAGTGCCCGCCATTCTAAGCTGGATACGACTAGTCGTTACTTACATACCGAAGATAATGAGTGGCATCAAGAACAGCAGCGCCATCGTTTGAAAACAGCCCCCAAAACGCCTTCTGACCCGTTATAA